Proteins from one Camelina sativa cultivar DH55 chromosome 8, Cs, whole genome shotgun sequence genomic window:
- the LOC104708786 gene encoding uncharacterized protein LOC104708786 isoform X2, whose translation MEANVVDSANVVSSSPNIIDQEESTENNFVNNAEIAWQELRKKWVGDPSNRTSEMPLEPVISFNATYEELLTSTTPFQKPIPLAEMVDFLFDIWHGDGLFE comes from the exons ATGGAAGCTAATGTTGTTGATTCTGCTAATGTTGTTTCAAGTTCTCCAAACATTATTGATCAAGAAGAATCGACTGAGAACAACTTTGTGAACAATG CTGAGATTGCGTGGCAAGAGTTGAGAAAGAAGTGGGTTGGTGATCCATCTAATAGGACTTCAGAGATGCCTCTTGAACCTGTGATAAG CTTCAACGCTACTTATGAAGAATTGCTCACATCCACCACTCCTTTTCAGAAGCCCATCCCTCTAGCT GAAATGGTGGATTTTCTGTTTGATATTTGGCACGGGGATGGTCTCTTCGAGTAG
- the LOC104708788 gene encoding FAD synthase isoform X1: MEIDKAIGESDDKRLKTKYNNAIFVIKRALTLYSIEEVAFSFNGGKDSTVLLHLLRAGYFLHMKEQSCSNGGLSSFPVRTIYFESPSAFTEINAFTYDAAQTYNLQLDIIRQDFKSGLEALLKANPIRAIFLGVRIGDPTAVGQEQFSPSSPGWPPFMRVNPILDWSYRDVWAFLLTCKVKYCSLYDQGYTSIGSIHDTVPNSLLSVNDTSSKEKFKPAYLLSDGRLERAGRVKKNASLKNDIDTGSQKHEVLLASVIAVGDEILSGTVEDQLGLSLCKKLTSVGWSVQQTTILRNDIDFVSEEVDRQRSTSDMVFIYGGVGPLHSDVTLGGVAKAFGVRLAPDEEFEEYLRHLISEQCTGDRNEMAQLPEGITELLHHEKLSVPLIKCRNVIVLAATNTEELEKEWECLTELTKLGGGSSLTEYSSRRLMTSLTDVEVAEPLSKLGLEFPDIYLGCYRKSRQGPIIICLKGKDNARIDLAAQALCKKFKKDAFVEIK, encoded by the exons ATGGAGATCGACAAAGCGATCGGAGAAAGCGATGATAAGAGGTTGAAGACCAAGTACAATAACGCCATCTTCGTTATTAAACGAGCTCTTACTCTTTACTC TATTGAAGAGGTCGCTTTTAGTTTCAATGGAGGAAAAGACTCTACT GTACTACTGCATCTTCTTAGAGCTGGCTACTTTTTGCATATGAAAGAGCAGAGTTGTTCTAATGGAGGTCTATCAAGTTTTCCAGTCCGGACCATATATTTCGAAAGCCCTTCTGCCTTCACTGAGATCAATGCATTTACATATGATGCAGCTCAAAC TTACAATCTGCAACTTGATATCATTCGCCAGGATTTCAAATCCGGGTTAGAGGCATTACTAAAGGCTAACCCTATCAGAGCTATTTTCCTTGGCGTCCGAATTGGTGATCCTACTGCG GTTGGTCAAGAACAATTCTCTCCTAGTTCACCTGGATGGCCACCCTTTATGAGGGTGAATCCTATATTGGATTGGTCGTACAG AGATGTTTGGGCATTTCTCCTAACTTGCAAGGTCAAGTATTGCAGTCTTTATGACCAGGG ATATACATCAATTGGGAGTATTCATGATACTGTTCCCAACTCATTATTGTCTGTTAACGACACTAGCagtaaagaaaaattcaaacctGCTTATTTGCTTTCTGATGGGAGGTTAGAAAGGGCTGGGAGAGTCAAGAAAAATGCGTCACTCAAGAATGACATAGACACCGGATCACAGAAACACGAGGTGCTTTTGGCCTCAGTAATTGCTGTCGGCGATGAGATTCT GTCTGGCACTGTTGAGGATCAACTAGGATTGTCGTTGTGTAAGAAGTTGACTTCTGTCGGTTGGTCGGTGCAACAAACCACTATCCTTCGGAATGAT ATAGATTTTGTATCTGAGGAAGTTGACCGTCAAAGGTCTACGAGTGATATG GTATTTATATATGGAGGAGTTGGTCCTTTGCATTCAGATGTTACTTTGGGTGGTGTTGCCAAGGCATTTGGAGTTCGCCTG GCGCCTGATGAAGAGTTTGAGGAATACCTTAGGCATCTTATAAGCGAGCAGTGCACAGGTGACAGGAATGAG ATGGCTCAATTACCAGAAGGAATTACTGAACTTCTACATCATGAAAAGCTTTCAGTGCCATTG ATCAAGTGCCGCAATGTGATTGTTCTTGCTGCTACAAACACTGAGGAGCTCGAGAAAGAGTGGGAATGTCTGACCGAACTTACTAAATTGGGTGGAGGTTCTTCACTCACAGAATATTCTTCAAGGCGCTTGATGACATCTTTAACAGAT GTTGAAGTTGCAGAACCTCTGTCCAAACTTGGTCTCGAATTCCCAGACATATATCTTG GGTGTTACCGGAAATCTAGACAAGGCCCTATCATCATCTGCTTAAAGGGAAAG GATAATGCACGGATTGACTTAGCTGCACAGGCACTATGCAAGAAATTCAAGAAAGATGCGTTCGTAGAAATCAAATAG
- the LOC104708786 gene encoding uncharacterized protein LOC104708786 isoform X1, protein MEANVVDSANVVSSSPNIIDQEESTENNFVNNGTEIAWQELRKKWVGDPSNRTSEMPLEPVISFNATYEELLTSTTPFQKPIPLAEMVDFLFDIWHGDGLFE, encoded by the exons ATGGAAGCTAATGTTGTTGATTCTGCTAATGTTGTTTCAAGTTCTCCAAACATTATTGATCAAGAAGAATCGACTGAGAACAACTTTGTGAACAATGGTA CTGAGATTGCGTGGCAAGAGTTGAGAAAGAAGTGGGTTGGTGATCCATCTAATAGGACTTCAGAGATGCCTCTTGAACCTGTGATAAG CTTCAACGCTACTTATGAAGAATTGCTCACATCCACCACTCCTTTTCAGAAGCCCATCCCTCTAGCT GAAATGGTGGATTTTCTGTTTGATATTTGGCACGGGGATGGTCTCTTCGAGTAG
- the LOC104708788 gene encoding FAD synthase isoform X2, which yields MEIDKAIGESDDKRLKTKYNNAIFVIKRALTLYSIEEVAFSFNGGKDSTVLLHLLRAGYFLHMKEQSCSNGGLSSFPVRTIYFESPSAFTEINAFTYDAAQTYNLQLDIIRQDFKSGLEALLKANPIRAIFLGVRIGDPTAVGQEQFSPSSPGWPPFMRVNPILDWSYRDVWAFLLTCKVKYCSLYDQGYTSIGSIHDTVPNSLLSVNDTSSKEKFKPAYLLSDGRLERAGRVKKNASLKNDIDTGSQKHEVLLASVIAVGDEILSGTVEDQLGLSLCKKLTSVGWSVQQTTILRNDIDFVSEEVDRQRSTSDMVFIYGGVGPLHSDVTLGGVAKAFGVRLAPDEEFEEYLRHLISEQCTGDRNEMAQLPEGITELLHHEKLSVPLIKCRNVIVLAATNTEELEKEWECLTELTKLGGGSSLTEYSSRRLMTSLTDVEVAEPLSKLGLEFPDIYLGCYRKSRQGPIIICLKGKDNARIDLAAQALCKKFKKDAFVEIK from the exons ATGGAGATCGACAAAGCGATCGGAGAAAGCGATGATAAGAGGTTGAAGACCAAGTACAATAACGCCATCTTCGTTATTAAACGAGCTCTTACTCTTTACTC TATTGAAGAGGTCGCCTTTAGCTTCAATGGAGGAAAAGACTCTACT GTACTACTGCATCTTCTTAGAGCTGGCTACTTTTTGCATATGAAAGAGCAGAGTTGTTCTAATGGAGGTCTATCAAGTTTTCCAGTCCGGACCATATATTTCGAAAGCCCTTCTGCCTTCACTGAGATCAATGCATTTACATATGATGCAGCTCAAAC TTACAATCTGCAACTTGATATCATTCGCCAGGATTTCAAATCCGGGTTAGAGGCATTACTAAAGGCTAACCCTATCAGAGCTATTTTCCTTGGCGTCCGAATTGGTGATCCTACTGCG GTTGGTCAAGAACAATTCTCTCCTAGTTCACCTGGATGGCCACCCTTTATGAGGGTGAATCCTATATTGGATTGGTCGTACAG AGATGTTTGGGCATTTCTCCTAACTTGCAAGGTCAAGTATTGCAGTCTTTATGACCAGGG ATATACATCAATTGGGAGTATTCATGATACTGTTCCCAACTCATTATTGTCTGTTAACGACACTAGCagtaaagaaaaattcaaacctGCTTATTTGCTTTCTGATGGGAGGTTAGAAAGGGCTGGGAGAGTCAAGAAAAATGCGTCACTCAAGAATGACATAGACACCGGATCACAGAAACACGAGGTGCTTTTGGCCTCAGTAATTGCTGTCGGCGATGAGATTCT GTCTGGCACTGTTGAGGATCAACTAGGATTGTCGTTGTGTAAGAAGTTGACTTCTGTCGGTTGGTCGGTGCAACAAACCACTATCCTTCGGAATGAT ATAGATTTTGTATCTGAGGAAGTTGACCGTCAAAGGTCTACGAGTGATATG GTATTTATATATGGAGGAGTTGGTCCTTTGCATTCAGATGTTACTTTGGGTGGTGTTGCCAAGGCATTTGGAGTTCGCCTG GCGCCTGATGAAGAGTTTGAGGAATACCTTAGGCATCTTATAAGCGAGCAGTGCACAGGTGACAGGAATGAG ATGGCTCAATTACCAGAAGGAATTACTGAACTTCTACATCATGAAAAGCTTTCAGTGCCATTG ATCAAGTGCCGCAATGTGATTGTTCTTGCTGCTACAAACACTGAGGAGCTCGAGAAAGAGTGGGAATGTCTGACCGAACTTACTAAATTGGGTGGAGGTTCTTCACTCACAGAATATTCTTCAAGGCGCTTGATGACATCTTTAACAGAT GTTGAAGTTGCAGAACCTCTGTCCAAACTTGGTCTCGAATTCCCAGACATATATCTTG GGTGTTACCGGAAATCTAGACAAGGCCCTATCATCATCTGCTTAAAGGGAAAG GATAATGCACGGATTGACTTAGCTGCACAGGCACTATGCAAGAAATTCAAGAAAGATGCGTTCGTAGAAATCAAATAG
- the LOC104708788 gene encoding FAD synthase isoform X3 codes for MKEQSCSNGGLSSFPVRTIYFESPSAFTEINAFTYDAAQTYNLQLDIIRQDFKSGLEALLKANPIRAIFLGVRIGDPTAVGQEQFSPSSPGWPPFMRVNPILDWSYRDVWAFLLTCKVKYCSLYDQGYTSIGSIHDTVPNSLLSVNDTSSKEKFKPAYLLSDGRLERAGRVKKNASLKNDIDTGSQKHEVLLASVIAVGDEILSGTVEDQLGLSLCKKLTSVGWSVQQTTILRNDIDFVSEEVDRQRSTSDMVFIYGGVGPLHSDVTLGGVAKAFGVRLAPDEEFEEYLRHLISEQCTGDRNEMAQLPEGITELLHHEKLSVPLIKCRNVIVLAATNTEELEKEWECLTELTKLGGGSSLTEYSSRRLMTSLTDVEVAEPLSKLGLEFPDIYLGCYRKSRQGPIIICLKGKDNARIDLAAQALCKKFKKDAFVEIK; via the exons ATGAAAGAGCAGAGTTGTTCTAATGGAGGTCTATCAAGTTTTCCAGTCCGGACCATATATTTCGAAAGCCCTTCTGCCTTCACTGAGATCAATGCATTTACATATGATGCAGCTCAAAC TTACAATCTGCAACTTGATATCATTCGCCAGGATTTCAAATCCGGGTTAGAGGCATTACTAAAGGCTAACCCTATCAGAGCTATTTTCCTTGGCGTCCGAATTGGTGATCCTACTGCG GTTGGTCAAGAACAATTCTCTCCTAGTTCACCTGGATGGCCACCCTTTATGAGGGTGAATCCTATATTGGATTGGTCGTACAG AGATGTTTGGGCATTTCTCCTAACTTGCAAGGTCAAGTATTGCAGTCTTTATGACCAGGG ATATACATCAATTGGGAGTATTCATGATACTGTTCCCAACTCATTATTGTCTGTTAACGACACTAGCagtaaagaaaaattcaaacctGCTTATTTGCTTTCTGATGGGAGGTTAGAAAGGGCTGGGAGAGTCAAGAAAAATGCGTCACTCAAGAATGACATAGACACCGGATCACAGAAACACGAGGTGCTTTTGGCCTCAGTAATTGCTGTCGGCGATGAGATTCT GTCTGGCACTGTTGAGGATCAACTAGGATTGTCGTTGTGTAAGAAGTTGACTTCTGTCGGTTGGTCGGTGCAACAAACCACTATCCTTCGGAATGAT ATAGATTTTGTATCTGAGGAAGTTGACCGTCAAAGGTCTACGAGTGATATG GTATTTATATATGGAGGAGTTGGTCCTTTGCATTCAGATGTTACTTTGGGTGGTGTTGCCAAGGCATTTGGAGTTCGCCTG GCGCCTGATGAAGAGTTTGAGGAATACCTTAGGCATCTTATAAGCGAGCAGTGCACAGGTGACAGGAATGAG ATGGCTCAATTACCAGAAGGAATTACTGAACTTCTACATCATGAAAAGCTTTCAGTGCCATTG ATCAAGTGCCGCAATGTGATTGTTCTTGCTGCTACAAACACTGAGGAGCTCGAGAAAGAGTGGGAATGTCTGACCGAACTTACTAAATTGGGTGGAGGTTCTTCACTCACAGAATATTCTTCAAGGCGCTTGATGACATCTTTAACAGAT GTTGAAGTTGCAGAACCTCTGTCCAAACTTGGTCTCGAATTCCCAGACATATATCTTG GGTGTTACCGGAAATCTAGACAAGGCCCTATCATCATCTGCTTAAAGGGAAAG GATAATGCACGGATTGACTTAGCTGCACAGGCACTATGCAAGAAATTCAAGAAAGATGCGTTCGTAGAAATCAAATAG